The Mauremys reevesii isolate NIE-2019 linkage group 7, ASM1616193v1, whole genome shotgun sequence genome includes the window cgccagaaccccctccccctccagcctctgcccccagaacccctcccctccGGACTCTGCCCCCagaactccctccccctccccctccggactctgcccccagaaccccctctCCTGCTGCTCCTCTGGCAGCTGCGCTCCCATGCAGTTgagacacagccccagccctctggtgCCTGCAGGAGCCTGCCCCGGAGGGGCtggtgccagggcagggggctAATGAACTTCCCCAGGTGCCCGGCAGGCCAGGGCCAAACCCTGGTGGTCCGTCATCCTGCTGGGTGGGTCGCTGCACTCCAGGGACTTTGCTCCgtagggcggggggggggggcgtttctGAGGAGATCGGCAGCCCCGAGGCACAGTCTGTCCAGCGAGACACAACAGAGCACAGGCTCCAATGGCATTTCCCGAAACatcccccctcccactccagtgCGGCAGGCTGTTccgccccagaagtggctgccttCCAGTAGGGATGTGTGTCCAGAGTCTGCAGGGAGCTCTGGGAGCCTAGcggatgcaggggctgtgtggtGTGGGTGTGCTCTTACCCACTtgctgccttccaccccagaggtggctgcattccagtGGTGGGGGAAGCAGCTCCTAGACAGACAGAGCTTTGGAGAGCGGGAGCTGGTGTTAGCCTGGGAGCCCTTTGGGACAGGGCctgcacccacccccccccccgagacgtGTTGTCCTGAGCACAACCAGAGGGGGAAGGCAGGAgtctgtggggaaactgaggcacagagcggtgacATGACCGGCCCAAGGGCCCGGAGGGATAGATTCCCAAGGAGAGCTCAGGCAAGCCTGGCTCCCCGTCCTGTGCTCAGACCATTCCAGCCCTGGCTGTTTGGAGGGGGGTGATTTTGTCTGTGATTTTCCCTTTGGCAGGAGTGCCCGACTGGCCTCGTTAACGAGGAGAACTTCAAACAGATCTACTCCCAGTTCTTCCCACAGGGAGGTGAGATCCCCTCTCAGCTCTGGCTCCTACAGGGTGTAAAAAGGGGCTCCGGGCGGGACAGTCTCCATGGGCGGGGGGggtcaccccagaggtggctcccaccccccacactcGGGTCCAGAGGGCCAGGAATGTAAGGCTGCCTTTGTGTAAGCAAAATGTGCATCTAGTTTGCACGTGCAATTGCCGTGATTGCCTGTGCAAATCGGGTACCTGCCCATGCAAATAGCCAGGCCAGGCGCGGTTGCACCTCCATTCGTGGTGGCTCCTGCCCCGCGTTCTCAAAGAGGAGCTCtggtttggggtgcgggggggtcaGGCcgtggggaggggtgagggctgggcggggagggggcttgCTCACAATGAGCTGCTGGGGCTCAGAGGGTCAGAGCGTGTTAGAGCAGCTCAGGCATGTACTCGCCAGCATCCCTGGAGCCAACTTCTGCAGCTTTAGTGCTCTCCCCAAGGCAGTCGCGGTGCCCTGACCCCACCTGCACCCTGGGCTAGCACCATGTCTCTCTCTAGCCactgcctgatgcttcagaggagggtGAAAAGGAATCCCCCATGTtgttccatgctgggtgtctgctccttcctgaccctGCTGCTATCAGCTGAGGCCCTGGAGCATGAGAGTGGATCACCCTTTAATGTAGTTCAGAATGGCTATGACCAAATTAGCCAGGGGCAGTACTGAGGCTGGCTGGATTCCTGTGGCAGTGAGCTCCCCAAGTCGGCATCCGAAGGCTGGCTCTGTTCCTTGCTTAGTATCAAGTCATTCATACACCGGGTCGAAGTCAGTAAGTCCTGTCCCTGTTTGACTCTCTCCGTTTGGCTGGTCCCGCAGACTCTGGCACGTACGCTGCTTTCCTCTTCAACGCGTTCGACACCGACCATGACGGCTCGATCAGCTTCGAGGTGAGGCTCTGCACCTACCTGGTTGGGACGGGACCCGGGGGCTGGGGATAGAGCCTTTGAGTCTGATGCTGTCGGGACTTGGGCGGAACGAGAATCATCAACTCTCACTAGCAATCGCGAGTCTCGCACTAGTTGGTGTTAAAgccctagctcctggagtcaggtgatgacATGAGAATCTCAGTGTCTGTCTTTGAAACAGCAAGTTCCCAGCCCTCCTGGTGGGGAGAAAAGCCTGCCATAGGACTCTCAAAGGCCCTTAGATGCCAGGAGGCAAAGAACCAGAACCCCAGGATTTTAAGCTGATCTCGTGATTTTTTTCCCACCCGACTCCTGATTTTTGACCTCTTGGGGATGGCAGTGCTGGGTAACGCAGCTTTTCCTGGGCCTGCCAGACCCAGCCACACCCTGTGGCTCTCCGGGCTCCTCTCGTGACAGCCTGGGGGCTGTGGTGTCAAGCCCCAAGCAATCCTGCATGACCCAGTGACAGTCCAAGCTCAGGCCGGGCGATGGTGAATAATGCCGAGCCGTCCTGGGGGCTCAGGGACGGGGTTCCAGTGTTTGCCTGTCAGAGGCCCCTGGGACCCCAGGACTCGGAGACACCTGAGGGCCAGGGGGTGATCAATAACGAGCTCCGTTTTCCACAAGGAAGAGGATCAGTCCATCAGGCTGTGAGATCCCTAGACCTCGCCCGGACCCGCTCATGGCGGGAAACGCAGGCCGTGCTCTCCCGGAAGGTGCCACGGGGGAGACGCAGGCAAAGCGGCTGTGACTGAAGCGCTGCGTTTCACTGCCTGTTTGTGCTGCTCATCAGAACAAACAGACGAAAGGCCTGATCGGGTCGGAACAGTGATCCCagagccaggtgcttcagagggaacaaacagaacagggcaattagcgagtgatccatccactgtcctTCACTCCCAGCTTCTCGCAAGCAGAGGGTTAGGGACACGCAGAGcctggggctgcatccctgaccatcctggctaatagccactgctGGGCCTGTCCTCTGTGAactcatctagttcttttctgaacccagttatacttttgtcatttacagcatcccctggcaaggagttccacaggttgactgtgcgttgtgggaagaaatacttcctgcTGTTTAATTTAAACTGCTGCCGATTAATTTCATTGGGAGACtcctggttcatgtgttatgtgaaggggtaaataacacttccctgttcacttGCTCCGTACCAGTCAGGATTTTCTAgccctctgtcatatccccccttcctTGTCTCTGTTCTAATCTGAACAGCCccagtcttttcagtctctcctcatacagaagctgttccatccccctcatttatttttttttggccttctctgaaccttttccaattccaatatctcttttctgagatggggtgatcagaactgcacacactgtTCCAGATCTGGGCGTCCCAGGGATTtatatatgatattttctgtcttatgatctctccctttcttaatgattcccaacattctgttcgcttttttgacggccgctgcacactgagtggatgtttccagagaactattcTTGATTTTATCTGTagagttgggattgttttctccaatgtgcatcactttgcatttatcaacattgaatttcatctgccattttgttgcccagttacccagttttgtgagatcaaagggtcagttttcagactggagagaggtgTCCCCAGGGTCTGTacagggcccagtcctattcCACATATTCATAACCGATCTGGGAGAAGGGGTAACCAGTGAGACGGCAACGTTTGCAGACTACGCAAAATGACTCATGCAAAGGCCAGGCAGCCTGCGAAGTTACAAGGGGATCTCACAGACCTGGGAGCCGGGGTGACACAGGGAAACGGAATCGCAGCAGGGGTGGTTTAGGCGGTGCACACCAGGTACGTCTCGAGAACAGAtctgcagcccagagctctgcagCCCTTAGTGGGGTCACCGTACATACGTCACGCAGGAACAGCCGTGACCAGCGAGCTGTTAGTTTTACAGGGCTACGCTACCGCCTTTGGGTACATATCGTGACATCAGCCTGCCAGCTGGCACCGGGCCGTTCTCAGGGTGACAGACGGATCACCAGAAAACACCCTggtctgttcactccctctgaagcatctgacaccgGCCGCTGTCCAagccaggacactgggctggggggctgctgggCTGAGCCCGTCTGGCCCTTCTCCTGCTCTGCACCCTGAGGGCCCAGGGGCTTGCGAGAGCGTCTGCCCTTGTTACCCCGATTCCTCCACAGGACTTCGTGGCCGGCTTGTCCGTGATTCTCCGAGGCACCATAGACGACCGGCTCAGCTGGGCCTTCAACCTCTATGACCTGAACAAAGACGGCTGCATCACCAAAGAGGTGAGGGTGGGCGAGATGGGAGCCGGGTGGGACTGGGAAACACTGACGCTGCTGGGCCACTTCATCTCAGGACggggggcaggactgaggggccaGCAGAGGTAGCGGGAGCcagagctgggagctgcgggtcgggagtgaggggcatcagcagagctgtgggggtggagagcccagggctgggctagcaggggctgcgggtcgggagtgaggggcaccggcagagctggggtggggggagcccagggctgggctagcaggggctgcgggtcgggagtgaggggcaccggcagagctgtggggggagcccagggctgggctagcaggggctgcgggtcgggagtgaggggcactggcagagctgtgggggtggggagcccagggctgggctagcaggggctgcgggtcgggattgaggggcctcagcagagctgtgggggtggagagcccagggctggagagcaggggctgcgggtcaggagtgaggggcacgggcagagctggggtggggggagccccgggctggggagccgggggcggcggggcgggagtgaggggcaccggccgagCTGTGGGGTAGCCCAGGGctggtgaggggcactggcagagctggggtgggtcgggagtgaggggcactggcagagctgtgggggtgggagcccagggctggagagcaggcacgggcagaggtggggggggggagcccagggctgggctagcaggggctgcgggtcgggagtgaggggcaccggcagagctgtgggggtggggagcccagggctgggctagcaggggctgtgggttgggattgaggagtgTCCAGAGAGctatggggggagcccagggctggagagcagggggctgcgggtcgggagtgaggggcaccagcagagctggggggggcaatAATCAGTTTCCAGCCCGGGCCCCCCAGCTCCTGGTGTCTCtccctggcagggggagggggttgcaatCCTGGCGTGTCActtgactcccccccccccggtgcggGCGTCTCTGTCTCCCTTGCCTGGCACCAGAAGCTGCCCAGAGCGTCCCCAGCTGATGGGTGAGGTGTGGGGGCCCAGGTGCCTCCCGCAGAGGGACTTGGGGGCCTCTCTGTGGGGCGAGTGCTGCTAATTGCTCGGTTCtgggcccctccctccctccaggaaATGCTGGACATCATGAAATCCATCTACGACATGATGGGCAAATACACGTACCCGGCCATGCGGGAGGAGGCCCCCCGGGAGCACATGGAGAACTTTTTCCAGGTGAGACACGTGGAGCCGGCCTGGGGGTccctcctggggcagggagcagagtcaGTGCCCAGAGgaagggcccggggcctggggacgggagcagggctgcccagaggattccgggggcctggggtcttcgctggcgggggccccctgcttcggcggcaattcggtggcggggggcccccgccgtaggtcccggagcggaaggaccccccaccggcgaagaccgggagcgaagaagctccgggggcccgggccccacaagagttttccagggccccggaGCAAGtaaaggaccctgctccaggggccctgaaaaactcttgtgggggcccctgcgggacccagggcctggggcaaattgcccctcttgccccccccccgggcggcctgGACGGGAGGGCAAAGGAGAGATTGCTCGGAGCAGCATAGAGACAGAGGGGGGAAGCCCCAGGTGACCCCCCCGGCCACGCTGCCCCAAAAGGGGAAGCCCCAGgcgaccccccccccggccacgcTGCCCCAAAGGGGGGAAGCCCCAGGCGACCCCTCCCCCGGCCACGCTGCCCCAAAGGGGGAAGCCCCGGGGGATCATAGGCCCAGGTCAGACCCAGGCTCCATCCAGCCCAGCGTCCTGTCTCCATGCTGAGGGAGGTA containing:
- the KCNIP2 gene encoding Kv channel-interacting protein 2 isoform X2, with the protein product MSRCQRRCHRQLRRVVRFFYHFVTGTLSQDSAEDEFELSTVCHRPEGLEQLQEQTKFSRKELQVLYRGFKNECPTGLVNEENFKQIYSQFFPQGDSGTYAAFLFNAFDTDHDGSISFEDFVAGLSVILRGTIDDRLSWAFNLYDLNKDGCITKEEMLDIMKSIYDMMGKYTYPAMREEAPREHMENFFQKMDRNKDGVVTIEEFIESCQKDENIMRSMQLFDNVI
- the KCNIP2 gene encoding Kv channel-interacting protein 2 isoform X1, whose product is MERASPHSDSLLYASLIVILLLISYWFTTKCFKIISGIEDSAEDEFELSTVCHRPEGLEQLQEQTKFSRKELQVLYRGFKNECPTGLVNEENFKQIYSQFFPQGDSGTYAAFLFNAFDTDHDGSISFEDFVAGLSVILRGTIDDRLSWAFNLYDLNKDGCITKEEMLDIMKSIYDMMGKYTYPAMREEAPREHMENFFQKMDRNKDGVVTIEEFIESCQKDENIMRSMQLFDNVI